Part of the Rosettibacter firmus genome, TCATTTGTTGATAAAGTAAAAAAATCGAAACCTACTCATATTAATGTAAAAGTAGTTAGAACAGTCAAAACCGCAAATGGTACATATAAATTTCAGGAAAGATTTGTAAAGTTAGATGATATTAGCAAGATAACAGAAATTAAATAATTCTCTTTTTCTATTCTGTATCTTAAAATCTATTTCCCTTTAAACAACAAAATTGTTTATGAATAAAAAAGCCACTTCCAAAAGAAGCGGCTTTTTATTTTAAATTAGTCCGACACTACTTCTATGGCGGGATTTACTTCTCTTTTAAGTAGGTTTTCAATCGCAATTAATGTACCTCTTATAGAACTCGGACAACTTCCACATGCACCTTGATATCTAATTTTTAATGTATAACCTTCCAGACCTCTAATTTCGAGACCACCACCATCACCTGCCAGTGCAGGTCGAACTCGAGTATCAATAACTTCATTAATTTTTTTAAGTAATTCAGTTTCTTCTTCTTTGCTTATTTGAAATGTTTCGCTTTCAGGTGGAATCAATGATTTATCAAATTTTTTTATGAAATCTACAAGTGGGCGTTGTATCTGTGCCCATTGTGCAGATGGCTCTTTTTCAATAGTGATAAATTTGTCCATATAAAAAACAGAAACTACTCCTGGAATTTCAAATATTCCTTTTGCAAGAGGATCTTTTTGAGCTTCTTCTTTACTGGAAAAATTTCTTGCTTCTTTTTGTAATAACTTTTCATTAAGTATAAATTTTAGTGCCTGTGGATTGGGAGTCAAATCAACGTCTTCAATGAATAACATATCTAATTCCTCTTTTTTATTATAAATTTTAAA contains:
- a CDS encoding NifU family protein: MLFIEDVDLTPNPQALKFILNEKLLQKEARNFSSKEEAQKDPLAKGIFEIPGVVSVFYMDKFITIEKEPSAQWAQIQRPLVDFIKKFDKSLIPPESETFQISKEEETELLKKINEVIDTRVRPALAGDGGGLEIRGLEGYTLKIRYQGACGSCPSSIRGTLIAIENLLKREVNPAIEVVSD